One Cellulomonas sp. Y8 DNA segment encodes these proteins:
- a CDS encoding MFS transporter yields the protein MTATGTTATGTAATPRDPVRAEPDPRAWLRVAALMFAVAWGGNEFTPLLVMYREVSHLSALTVNVLLGAYVIGIVPALLIGGPLSDRFGRRPLLLPAAPLGVVGSLVLALGPASVPALAAGRVLSGLALGLVMAVGTTWVAELCAATGQPQAGARRASLALTSGFLLGAGVAGALAQWGPWRTGTPYLLHAAVTVLALVAVLAVPETHPARPAGARSRLRDDLRVPAVGHRRFLRVVLPLAPWVFGAVGSAYAVLPGLMREHAGGVPIAFSALLTVVTLAVGFAVQSVARLVDTRHSARASVVALVILVVGMALAAWAAATLSLPVVLLAAAVLGAGYGLALVAGLSEVQRIATPEDLAGLTAVYYSAAYLGFFVPATLAWLSTRWSYPEMFLAGLGVAVVCLVVVATAWRAHLPAGDGGTVRIR from the coding sequence GTGACCGCCACCGGCACGACCGCCACCGGCACCGCCGCCACACCCCGGGACCCGGTCCGGGCCGAGCCGGACCCGCGCGCGTGGCTCCGCGTCGCGGCGCTCATGTTCGCCGTCGCGTGGGGCGGCAACGAGTTCACGCCGCTGCTCGTGATGTACCGCGAGGTCAGCCACCTGTCGGCGCTCACCGTGAACGTCCTCCTCGGCGCGTACGTCATCGGCATCGTCCCGGCGCTGCTGATCGGCGGTCCGCTGTCGGACCGGTTCGGCCGGCGGCCGCTCCTGCTGCCCGCCGCGCCGCTGGGCGTCGTGGGGTCGCTCGTGCTCGCGCTCGGTCCGGCGTCCGTGCCGGCCCTCGCGGCGGGCCGGGTGCTGTCGGGGCTCGCGCTCGGGCTGGTGATGGCGGTCGGCACCACCTGGGTCGCGGAGCTGTGCGCGGCCACCGGGCAGCCGCAGGCGGGCGCGCGGCGGGCGTCGCTGGCGCTGACGTCGGGCTTCCTGCTCGGCGCGGGCGTCGCGGGGGCGCTGGCCCAGTGGGGGCCGTGGCGCACCGGGACCCCGTACCTGCTGCACGCCGCCGTGACCGTGCTGGCCCTGGTCGCGGTGCTGGCCGTCCCGGAGACGCACCCGGCCCGCCCGGCCGGGGCGCGTTCCCGGCTCCGCGACGACCTGCGGGTCCCGGCGGTCGGCCACCGGCGGTTCCTCCGGGTCGTGCTGCCCCTGGCGCCGTGGGTGTTCGGCGCGGTGGGCTCGGCGTACGCGGTGCTCCCCGGCCTGATGCGCGAGCACGCGGGCGGGGTGCCGATCGCGTTCTCCGCGCTGCTGACCGTGGTCACGCTGGCGGTCGGCTTCGCGGTGCAGTCGGTCGCCCGGCTCGTCGACACCCGGCACAGCGCCCGCGCCTCGGTGGTGGCGCTGGTGATCCTCGTCGTCGGGATGGCGCTGGCGGCGTGGGCGGCGGCGACGCTGTCGCTGCCGGTCGTGCTGCTCGCCGCCGCGGTGCTCGGCGCGGGCTACGGGCTCGCCCTGGTGGCGGGGCTGTCCGAGGTGCAGCGCATCGCCACGCCGGAGGACCTGGCGGGGCTGACGGCCGTCTACTACTCGGCGGCGTACCTCGGGTTCTTCGTGCCCGCGACGCTCGCCTGGCTGTCGACGCGCTGGAGCTACCCGGAGATGTTCCTGGCGGGGCTGGGCGTCGCGGTGGTCTGCCTGGTGGTGGTGGCGACGGCGTGGCGCGCCCATCTGCCGGCGGGGGACGGCGGCACCGTCCGGATACGGTAG
- a CDS encoding YkvA family protein — translation MPDWAWTLVGVLGGVLMLWLALVAVLWATRPDELRLREVLRLLPDVVRLVRRLASDRALPRGVRVRLWLLLGYLALPVDLVPDVIPVLGWADDALVVALVLRSVVRRAGPEALDRHWPGSPEGLAAVRRLVRLPG, via the coding sequence GTGCCGGACTGGGCGTGGACGCTGGTCGGCGTCCTGGGAGGCGTGCTGATGCTGTGGCTCGCGCTGGTCGCCGTGCTGTGGGCGACCCGCCCCGACGAGCTGCGGCTGCGCGAGGTGCTCCGGCTGCTGCCGGACGTGGTGCGCCTGGTCCGACGGCTGGCGAGCGACCGCGCGCTGCCGCGCGGGGTGCGCGTCCGGCTGTGGCTGCTGCTCGGCTACCTGGCGCTGCCGGTCGACCTCGTGCCGGACGTGATCCCGGTGCTCGGCTGGGCGGACGACGCGCTCGTCGTGGCCCTCGTGCTGCGGTCGGTCGTGCGTCGCGCGGGACCCGAGGCGCTCGACCGGCACTGGCCGGGCTCCCCCGAGGGGCTGGCGGCCGTGCGGCGGCTGGTGCGGCTGCCCGGCTGA
- the helR gene encoding RNA polymerase recycling motor ATPase HelR, whose translation MTATATPAFHLPDRLAVKADPALIADDERQFAEIAAALDATTADLAQRLDAVRRQPAGRGQQTLDRDAEVRRLTRRLRALRRFGLDLCLGRLTPHDGGEPVYVGRLGLTDADGRRLLVDWRSPAAEPYFAATRARPMGVAARRRYRWTGGRVTDYWDEVLAGYGAARHAAGAALDDESAFIAGLGASRTARMRDVLGTIQADQDAIVRAGSRGTLVVDGGPGTGKTVVALHRAAYLLYADPLVDHRRGGVLVVGPSRPYLDYVADVLPNLGEDGARTCVLRDLVAEGATAVPEPDPEVARLKGTLDLVRAIEPAVRFSERPPADGLLVETPWADLWLGPEDWAEAFGAPDPGTPHNEARDVIEEALVDLLAEQAREQDDEIPDDLLRRALRRHADLVAALNRAWPLLDAADLVADLWSVPAYLRLCAPGLAPEQVDLLQRRDPRAWTDADLPLLDAARHRLGDPGASRRRNRRQAEAAAEREYRARVADDLIAADRDGEQEGMLDMLRGADLEHALLGDPEDARTDTDRLAGPFAHVVVDEAQELSDAEWQMLLRRSPSRSLTVVGDRAQARHGFTEPWAERLRRVGLGDPVVASLSINYRTPAEVMAAAEPVIRAALPDANVPTSVRSTGVPVAHGTVGELDELLGTWLDEHPEGVACVIGADREVAGAPRVRSLSPAGAKGLEFDLVVLVDPERWGGGVTGAVDRYVAMTRATQRLVVLTGT comes from the coding sequence GTGACCGCCACCGCGACCCCCGCCTTCCACCTGCCCGACCGCCTCGCCGTCAAGGCCGACCCCGCCCTGATCGCGGACGACGAGCGCCAGTTCGCCGAGATCGCCGCCGCCCTCGACGCGACGACAGCCGATCTCGCGCAACGGCTCGACGCCGTGCGCCGGCAGCCCGCGGGCCGGGGCCAGCAGACCCTCGACCGCGACGCCGAGGTCCGTCGGCTCACGCGCCGCCTGCGCGCGCTGCGGCGGTTCGGGCTGGACCTGTGCCTGGGCCGCCTCACCCCGCACGACGGCGGCGAGCCCGTGTACGTCGGCCGCCTCGGGCTCACCGACGCCGACGGGCGCCGGCTGCTCGTCGACTGGCGGTCCCCCGCCGCCGAGCCGTACTTCGCCGCGACCCGGGCCCGGCCGATGGGCGTTGCGGCGCGGCGCCGGTACCGGTGGACCGGCGGCCGGGTCACCGACTACTGGGACGAGGTGCTCGCCGGGTACGGCGCCGCAAGGCACGCCGCCGGCGCCGCGCTCGACGACGAGTCCGCCTTCATCGCCGGCCTGGGCGCCAGCCGCACCGCCCGGATGCGCGACGTGCTCGGGACCATCCAGGCGGACCAGGACGCGATCGTGCGGGCGGGCTCGCGCGGGACCCTCGTCGTCGACGGCGGACCCGGCACCGGCAAGACCGTCGTCGCCCTGCACCGCGCCGCGTACCTGCTCTACGCCGACCCGCTGGTCGACCACCGCCGCGGCGGGGTCCTGGTCGTCGGCCCGAGCCGGCCCTACCTGGACTACGTCGCCGACGTGCTGCCGAATCTCGGCGAGGACGGCGCGCGGACCTGCGTGCTGCGCGACCTCGTGGCAGAGGGCGCCACCGCGGTGCCCGAGCCCGACCCCGAGGTCGCGCGCCTCAAGGGCACCCTCGACCTGGTCCGCGCGATCGAGCCCGCCGTGCGGTTCTCCGAGCGGCCCCCCGCCGACGGCCTGCTGGTCGAGACGCCGTGGGCCGACCTGTGGCTCGGCCCCGAGGACTGGGCCGAGGCGTTCGGCGCGCCCGACCCGGGCACCCCGCACAACGAGGCCCGCGACGTGATCGAGGAGGCCCTGGTGGACCTGCTCGCGGAGCAGGCCCGCGAGCAGGACGACGAGATCCCCGACGACCTGCTCCGCCGCGCCCTGCGCCGGCACGCGGACCTGGTCGCCGCGCTGAACCGCGCGTGGCCGCTCCTGGACGCGGCGGACCTGGTGGCCGACCTCTGGTCCGTCCCCGCGTACCTCCGGCTGTGCGCGCCGGGACTGGCACCCGAGCAGGTCGACCTGCTGCAGCGCCGCGACCCGCGGGCGTGGACCGACGCCGACCTGCCGCTGCTCGACGCCGCCCGGCACCGGCTCGGGGACCCCGGGGCGTCCCGGCGCCGGAACCGCCGGCAGGCCGAGGCGGCGGCCGAGCGCGAGTACCGGGCGCGCGTCGCCGACGACCTGATCGCCGCCGACCGCGACGGCGAGCAGGAGGGCATGCTCGACATGCTCCGCGGCGCGGACCTCGAGCACGCGCTGCTCGGCGACCCCGAGGACGCCCGCACCGACACCGACCGGCTGGCCGGCCCGTTCGCGCACGTGGTCGTCGACGAGGCCCAGGAGCTGTCCGACGCGGAGTGGCAGATGCTCCTGCGCCGGTCGCCGTCGCGGAGCCTGACCGTCGTCGGCGACCGGGCTCAGGCCCGGCACGGGTTCACGGAGCCCTGGGCGGAGCGGCTGCGCCGCGTCGGGCTGGGCGACCCGGTGGTGGCGTCGCTGTCGATCAACTACCGCACGCCGGCCGAGGTGATGGCGGCGGCCGAGCCGGTGATCCGGGCCGCGCTCCCCGACGCGAACGTGCCGACCTCGGTCCGCAGCACCGGGGTGCCCGTGGCGCACGGGACCGTCGGCGAGCTGGACGAGCTCCTCGGGACGTGGCTCGACGAGCACCCGGAGGGCGTCGCGTGCGTGATCGGCGCCGACCGGGAGGTCGCCGGGGCGCCCCGGGTCCGGTCGCTGTCGCCCGCGGGCGCGAAGGGGCTGGAGTTCGACCTCGTCGTACTGGTCGACCCGGAGCGCTGGGGAGGCGGCGTCACCGGGGCGGTCGACCGGTACGTCGCCATGACGAGGGCCACGCAGCGGCTGGTGGTGCTGACCGGGACGTGA
- a CDS encoding lactonase family protein yields MRLPSLAVPAAALVLALGLAGCSADQPKEKDREPAAGASAAAREAEMGPLEVDYEVEAVDFGAAGAVTAPGTAFALGQPAWLNQTETYGEDEVSGGVGVAVLQVSELDAALFDQFSNAEEFEGYTPYAVITQHQWLYDTPEGYDPATVDLFPLDATGADTEYLTSGFSLNSPGDSCGLLLPEYDEENRVLVSCFVALAKDGAVVTSAEYNGESYQSFIASSDNPYFPSPVTWK; encoded by the coding sequence GTGCGCTTGCCGTCCCTCGCCGTGCCCGCTGCCGCCCTCGTCCTCGCGCTCGGCCTCGCCGGCTGCTCCGCGGACCAGCCGAAGGAGAAGGACCGCGAGCCCGCCGCCGGCGCCTCGGCCGCCGCGAGGGAGGCCGAGATGGGACCGCTCGAGGTCGACTACGAGGTCGAGGCGGTCGACTTCGGCGCCGCCGGTGCCGTCACCGCACCGGGCACGGCGTTCGCCCTCGGCCAGCCGGCGTGGCTGAACCAGACCGAGACCTACGGCGAGGACGAGGTCAGCGGCGGGGTCGGCGTGGCCGTGCTGCAGGTCAGCGAGCTCGACGCCGCGCTGTTCGACCAGTTCAGCAACGCCGAGGAGTTCGAGGGGTACACCCCGTACGCCGTGATCACGCAGCACCAGTGGCTGTACGACACCCCGGAGGGCTACGACCCCGCGACGGTCGACCTGTTCCCGCTCGACGCGACCGGCGCCGACACCGAGTACCTCACCAGCGGGTTCTCGCTGAACTCGCCCGGCGACTCGTGCGGCCTGCTGCTCCCGGAGTACGACGAGGAGAACCGCGTCCTGGTGTCGTGCTTCGTCGCGCTGGCCAAGGACGGCGCCGTCGTCACCTCGGCCGAGTACAACGGCGAGTCGTACCAGTCGTTCATCGCGTCGTCGGACAACCCGTACTTCCCGTCGCCCGTCACCTGGAAGTGA
- a CDS encoding adenylyl-sulfate kinase gives MTSAPGPGNPPAAPPAPAALLLTGTVGAGKSTTAHHVGELLAERGVPHAVVDLDELRRSWPAPPGDPFQQDLELENLRAVAAVYRRRGASRLVLAGVLEDRASRAAYEDAVGVPLTVCRLRLPVEAVRDRLDARHAGYPSVLAWHRHRAGELHAILEDARVEDAVVDVDGLAPGEVAAAVLRAVGWDA, from the coding sequence GTGACCTCCGCACCGGGACCCGGGAACCCGCCCGCCGCGCCGCCCGCCCCGGCCGCGCTCCTGCTGACCGGCACCGTCGGCGCGGGGAAGAGCACGACCGCCCACCACGTCGGCGAGCTGCTCGCGGAACGCGGCGTGCCGCACGCCGTGGTCGACCTGGACGAGCTGCGGCGCTCCTGGCCCGCCCCGCCCGGCGACCCGTTCCAGCAGGACCTGGAGCTGGAGAACCTGCGAGCGGTGGCAGCCGTCTACCGGCGGCGGGGCGCGTCGCGTCTCGTGCTGGCCGGGGTCCTCGAGGACCGGGCGTCCCGCGCGGCGTACGAGGACGCCGTCGGGGTGCCGCTGACGGTGTGCCGGCTGCGGCTGCCGGTCGAGGCCGTCCGGGACCGGCTCGACGCGCGGCACGCCGGGTACCCGTCGGTGCTCGCGTGGCACCGGCACCGCGCGGGCGAGCTGCACGCGATCCTGGAGGACGCGCGCGTCGAGGACGCCGTGGTCGACGTCGACGGCCTCGCGCCGGGCGAGGTCGCCGCGGCGGTGCTCCGGGCGGTGGGCTGGGACGCGTAG
- a CDS encoding DUF2945 domain-containing protein gives MAEPIHVGDRVSWNTSQGRTHGTVVERRTADFQHDGQKFTASDDEPAYLVESEKTGARAAHKGSALRRLASD, from the coding sequence ATGGCCGAGCCGATCCACGTCGGGGACCGGGTGTCCTGGAACACCTCGCAGGGCCGCACGCACGGCACCGTCGTCGAGCGGCGCACCGCGGACTTCCAGCACGACGGCCAGAAGTTCACGGCGTCCGACGACGAGCCCGCCTACCTGGTCGAGTCCGAGAAGACCGGCGCCCGCGCGGCGCACAAGGGGTCGGCGCTGCGCCGGCTCGCCTCGGACTGA
- a CDS encoding DUF6226 family protein, whose protein sequence is MLLTGYTRPDVRAPEPLDADGRPVRYGERWPDGPPAEAYGRVSHPERFAPLHAVADALVRHLVARYDVDATDDPACAGDVRVGLPEVARAVRLAPRRPAAAALTVVWTAFPGVVLHAGLLQDFPFPVCGCDACDEPWPRVAGDLEWHVGVVVGGGYREWATARSTGCTLRGDDRGGGGTTPALDRAERRRAREARDRLAAVPDGWAAWPRR, encoded by the coding sequence GTGCTGCTGACCGGCTACACGCGCCCGGACGTCCGCGCGCCGGAACCGCTCGACGCGGACGGCCGCCCGGTGCGGTACGGCGAGCGCTGGCCGGACGGCCCGCCGGCGGAGGCCTACGGCCGCGTCAGCCACCCGGAGCGGTTCGCTCCGCTGCACGCGGTCGCCGACGCGCTGGTCCGGCACCTGGTGGCGCGGTACGACGTGGACGCCACGGACGACCCGGCGTGCGCCGGCGACGTGCGGGTCGGGCTGCCGGAGGTGGCGCGCGCGGTCCGGCTCGCCCCGCGGCGGCCGGCCGCCGCGGCGCTCACCGTCGTGTGGACGGCGTTCCCGGGCGTCGTGCTGCACGCAGGTCTGCTGCAGGACTTCCCGTTCCCGGTGTGCGGCTGCGACGCGTGCGACGAGCCGTGGCCGCGGGTCGCGGGCGACCTCGAGTGGCACGTCGGCGTCGTGGTCGGCGGCGGGTACCGGGAGTGGGCGACGGCCCGCTCGACGGGCTGCACGCTGCGGGGGGACGACCGGGGCGGCGGCGGCACCACGCCCGCGCTGGACCGCGCGGAGCGCCGGCGCGCGCGGGAGGCGCGCGACCGGCTCGCCGCGGTGCCGGACGGCTGGGCGGCCTGGCCGCGGCGCTGA
- a CDS encoding bifunctional 2-polyprenyl-6-hydroxyphenol methylase/3-demethylubiquinol 3-O-methyltransferase UbiG: protein MPSSLLRWLDRVNAAHPWSHNDAYRRWVLRQVPRGPARVLDVGCGTGGLVRSLAARGAAAHGVDADGPTVATARALSAGHPGATFAVADALRLDPLILDPPPPGAGHRGYDAVTAVAVLHHLPMAEALTRWRALLRPGGVLVVVGCYREATRRDRAVSLLAVPANLVVGLLLGRRAAASRVAMAAPTREPEATLADVRAAAARLLPGARVRRRLFWRYTLVHRAPA from the coding sequence GTGCCGTCGTCGCTGCTCCGCTGGCTGGACCGCGTGAACGCCGCGCACCCGTGGAGCCACAACGACGCCTACCGCCGCTGGGTGCTGCGCCAGGTGCCCCGCGGTCCCGCGCGGGTCCTCGACGTCGGCTGCGGCACCGGCGGGCTGGTGCGGTCGCTGGCCGCACGCGGGGCTGCGGCGCACGGGGTCGACGCCGACGGGCCGACGGTGGCCACGGCGCGGGCGCTGTCGGCGGGACACCCCGGCGCCACGTTCGCCGTCGCGGACGCGCTGCGCCTCGACCCCCTGATCCTCGACCCCCCGCCGCCGGGCGCCGGCCACCGGGGCTACGACGCCGTCACCGCCGTCGCGGTGCTGCACCACCTGCCGATGGCCGAGGCCCTGACCCGCTGGCGCGCGCTGCTCCGGCCGGGCGGGGTGCTGGTCGTGGTCGGCTGCTACCGCGAGGCCACGCGCCGGGACCGGGCGGTGTCGCTGCTCGCGGTCCCGGCGAACCTCGTGGTGGGCCTGCTGCTCGGCCGTCGCGCCGCGGCCTCGCGGGTGGCGATGGCCGCGCCGACCCGGGAGCCCGAGGCCACGCTCGCCGACGTGCGCGCGGCGGCGGCGCGGCTGCTGCCCGGGGCCCGGGTGCGCCGGAGGCTGTTCTGGCGGTACACGCTGGTGCATCGCGCGCCGGCCTGA
- a CDS encoding HNH endonuclease, with amino-acid sequence MTTAGPRRAPRAERLRLAVERDGARCVWCGRAFGPLVPPTREHLVPRAKGGPSWLENEVPACRRCNAERGHRGVVEWLEECGRRGWDPDAAAVARSLDALAAAISERGGQRRARAYVAAQLRRLRR; translated from the coding sequence ATGACCACCGCCGGCCCGCGTCGCGCCCCGCGCGCCGAGCGGCTGCGCCTCGCGGTCGAGCGCGACGGTGCCCGGTGCGTCTGGTGCGGGCGCGCGTTCGGCCCGCTCGTGCCGCCGACCCGCGAGCACCTCGTCCCCCGGGCCAAGGGCGGGCCGTCGTGGCTCGAGAACGAGGTGCCGGCCTGCCGCCGGTGCAACGCCGAGCGCGGGCACCGCGGGGTCGTCGAGTGGCTCGAGGAGTGCGGGCGGCGCGGGTGGGACCCGGACGCCGCAGCGGTGGCGCGCTCGCTCGACGCCCTCGCGGCGGCGATCTCGGAGCGGGGCGGGCAGCGCCGGGCGCGGGCGTACGTGGCCGCGCAGCTGCGGCGGCTGCGCCGCTGA
- a CDS encoding TetR/AcrR family transcriptional regulator, giving the protein MSGTRREVPNDPGRRERILDAALDVVAEAGVHGTTHRRIAARAGVPLGSLTYYFSGLDDILGAAFARLVDAMSAFYGRTLVDARDGEEAEAAVVELICGPAYASQREMTLIFEMYAYANHDPEVRALARDWVLRSRESLSRHFPEHVCRALDVLVEGWPIHRSFDAAPTDRALVAATVHAIVHGLSDRT; this is encoded by the coding sequence GTGAGCGGCACGCGGCGGGAGGTCCCCAACGACCCGGGGCGTCGGGAGCGCATCCTCGACGCCGCGCTGGACGTCGTCGCCGAGGCGGGCGTGCACGGCACCACCCACCGGCGCATCGCGGCGCGCGCGGGCGTCCCGCTCGGGTCGCTCACCTACTACTTCTCCGGGCTCGACGACATCCTGGGTGCGGCCTTCGCCCGGCTCGTCGACGCGATGTCGGCGTTCTACGGCCGGACGCTCGTCGACGCGCGGGACGGCGAGGAGGCGGAGGCCGCGGTCGTCGAGCTGATCTGCGGGCCGGCGTACGCGTCCCAGCGGGAGATGACGCTGATCTTCGAGATGTACGCGTACGCCAACCACGACCCGGAGGTCCGGGCGCTCGCGCGGGACTGGGTGCTGCGGAGCCGCGAGAGCCTGTCCCGGCACTTCCCGGAGCACGTGTGCCGCGCGCTCGACGTGCTCGTGGAGGGCTGGCCGATCCACCGCAGCTTCGACGCGGCGCCCACCGACCGGGCGCTCGTGGCCGCGACCGTGCACGCGATCGTGCACGGCCTCTCCGACCGCACCTGA
- a CDS encoding MFS transporter: MPASLTARRNALFLLFFLPGLTIASWVTRTPDVRDLVGASTAEMGLILFGLSAGSMVGILSSGALVARRGTRPVMLAGTISVAVGAAVIGVGAALGSGPLVAAGLALFGLGMGGGEIALNVEGAEVERGLGRSTMPAMHGCFSLGTVVGAVAGMVLTAVGFPVVAHLAAVAVVVAVALVPAIRVIPAGVGVRAPAAGVRADGGVVAARRPVWRDTRLVMIGGIILALALAEGTANDWLPLVMVDGHGFDAALGSAVYAAFAAAMTLGRFVGGRFVDRFGRAAVLAVSAAVGAVGLALVIFVDHQAVAAAAAVLWGLGASLGFPVALSAAGDTAAPGEDATARVSLAATIGYVAFLVGPPALGFLGDHFGLRHALVLVLVLVAAATFLTPAARTPARGGATDPAADRPAERADLPA; this comes from the coding sequence GTGCCCGCCAGCCTCACCGCGCGCCGGAACGCCCTGTTCCTGCTGTTCTTCCTTCCCGGCCTCACCATCGCGTCCTGGGTCACCCGGACGCCGGACGTGCGCGACCTCGTCGGCGCCTCGACGGCCGAGATGGGGCTGATCCTGTTCGGGCTCTCCGCCGGGTCGATGGTCGGCATCCTGTCGTCGGGCGCCCTCGTCGCCCGACGGGGGACCCGTCCGGTCATGCTCGCGGGCACCATTTCGGTCGCGGTCGGCGCCGCCGTGATCGGCGTCGGTGCGGCCCTCGGGTCGGGGCCGCTCGTCGCGGCGGGGCTGGCGCTGTTCGGGCTCGGCATGGGCGGCGGCGAGATCGCGCTCAACGTCGAGGGCGCGGAGGTCGAGCGCGGGCTCGGGCGGTCGACGATGCCCGCCATGCACGGCTGCTTCAGCCTCGGGACGGTGGTCGGCGCCGTGGCCGGCATGGTCCTGACGGCGGTCGGGTTCCCGGTCGTCGCGCACCTGGCCGCGGTCGCGGTCGTCGTCGCGGTCGCGCTGGTGCCCGCGATCCGGGTGATCCCGGCGGGCGTCGGTGTGCGGGCGCCCGCGGCCGGCGTGCGCGCGGACGGGGGAGTCGTCGCGGCGCGGCGCCCCGTGTGGCGCGACACCCGCCTCGTCATGATCGGCGGCATCATCCTGGCGCTCGCGCTGGCCGAGGGCACCGCCAACGACTGGCTGCCGCTCGTCATGGTCGACGGCCACGGGTTCGACGCCGCCCTGGGCTCCGCGGTGTACGCGGCGTTCGCCGCGGCGATGACGCTCGGCCGGTTCGTCGGCGGCCGGTTCGTCGACCGGTTCGGCCGCGCTGCCGTCCTCGCCGTCAGCGCGGCCGTCGGCGCGGTCGGGCTGGCGCTCGTCATCTTCGTCGACCACCAGGCGGTGGCCGCGGCGGCCGCGGTGCTGTGGGGCCTCGGCGCGTCGCTGGGCTTCCCGGTCGCGCTGTCGGCGGCCGGCGACACCGCGGCGCCCGGTGAGGACGCGACCGCGCGCGTGTCCCTCGCGGCGACCATCGGCTACGTGGCGTTCCTCGTCGGCCCGCCGGCGCTCGGCTTCCTCGGCGACCACTTCGGGCTCCGGCACGCGCTCGTCCTGGTGCTGGTCCTCGTGGCCGCGGCGACCTTCCTCACCCCGGCGGCCCGCACCCCCGCCCGCGGTGGCGCGACCGACCCGGCGGCGGACCGCCCGGCCGAGCGCGCTGACCTGCCCGCCTGA
- a CDS encoding dihydrofolate reductase family protein gives MLVRWPLAHGLVDRVTLLVYPVVVGQGVRLFPQDGPDLRLALVRSTTTPGGVTVQTYEPAGRPEYAGAAPRPDA, from the coding sequence GTGCTGGTCCGGTGGCCGCTCGCGCACGGCCTGGTCGACCGGGTGACGCTGCTGGTCTACCCGGTGGTCGTGGGCCAGGGCGTCCGGCTGTTCCCGCAGGACGGCCCGGACCTCCGGCTGGCGCTGGTGCGGTCCACGACGACGCCGGGCGGGGTCACCGTGCAGACGTACGAGCCCGCGGGCCGGCCGGAGTACGCCGGGGCGGCACCCCGCCCGGACGCCTGA
- a CDS encoding PEP/pyruvate-binding domain-containing protein: MVTLRDAGPESGAKARTLGRLLAAGFRVPDGVVVPRAGDAGWPRHLPGHLRALGGDTFAVRSSAAVEDAPGSSYAGQFRTLLHVRAADVVAAVREVAAATAAAATYATALGAPTGGGVAVLVQPMLVPAVAGVAFTRHPVTGARATVVEAVPGLADRLASGDADPERWHVDPGRSVHVERGHGVLDPGRVRAVADVAERVEGLLGGGQDVEWAVDADGAVWTLQARPITAWTAAVPGPRPGTGGSGVAGAALAVGTPSAPGAARGRVRVLRGLDDLPRFRPGEVLVCRATSPAWTPALARAAAVVTEVGGLLSHAAIVARELGVPAVTGVRGARDLPEGAPVVVDGTAGTVRLAAS; this comes from the coding sequence GTGGTCACCCTCCGGGACGCCGGCCCGGAGAGCGGCGCCAAGGCCCGCACGCTCGGGAGGCTGCTCGCGGCGGGCTTCCGGGTCCCCGACGGCGTGGTGGTACCCCGGGCCGGCGACGCCGGGTGGCCGCGCCATCTCCCGGGCCACCTGCGCGCGCTCGGCGGCGACACCTTCGCGGTGCGGTCGTCCGCCGCGGTGGAGGACGCGCCCGGCTCCTCGTACGCGGGGCAGTTCCGCACCCTCCTGCACGTCCGGGCCGCCGACGTCGTGGCGGCGGTGCGCGAGGTCGCGGCGGCGACCGCCGCGGCCGCCACCTACGCCACGGCGCTCGGCGCACCGACCGGGGGCGGCGTCGCGGTGCTGGTCCAGCCGATGCTCGTGCCGGCCGTGGCGGGCGTGGCCTTCACCCGGCACCCGGTCACCGGCGCGCGGGCGACGGTCGTGGAAGCCGTGCCCGGTCTCGCGGACCGGCTGGCTTCCGGCGACGCCGATCCCGAGCGCTGGCACGTCGACCCCGGCCGGTCCGTGCACGTCGAACGCGGCCACGGCGTCCTCGACCCGGGCCGCGTCCGGGCCGTCGCGGACGTCGCCGAGCGCGTCGAGGGCCTGCTGGGCGGAGGGCAGGACGTCGAGTGGGCGGTGGACGCCGACGGCGCGGTCTGGACGCTCCAGGCGCGGCCGATCACCGCCTGGACCGCGGCCGTCCCCGGCCCGCGGCCCGGGACCGGCGGGTCCGGGGTCGCGGGAGCGGCGCTCGCCGTCGGCACCCCCTCCGCCCCCGGGGCGGCCCGCGGACGGGTCCGCGTCCTGCGCGGCCTCGACGACCTCCCCCGGTTCCGGCCGGGTGAGGTGCTCGTGTGCCGGGCCACCTCGCCGGCCTGGACGCCCGCGCTGGCGCGCGCCGCCGCGGTCGTCACGGAGGTCGGCGGCCTGCTGTCGCACGCCGCGATCGTCGCGCGCGAGCTGGGCGTCCCCGCGGTCACCGGGGTCCGCGGCGCGCGAGACCTGCCCGAGGGCGCGCCCGTGGTCGTCGACGGGACGGCGGGCACCGTCCGGCTGGCGGCGTCGTGA